In one Drosophila pseudoobscura strain MV-25-SWS-2005 chromosome X, UCI_Dpse_MV25, whole genome shotgun sequence genomic region, the following are encoded:
- the LOC4812982 gene encoding uncharacterized protein translates to MFHRKFLLSLLLLNVLALMMAATVVTTRRVQPREANSCEGRQTPGPICESCELLATCVRHSNGWVNIPVESCDVANGYYCNARQGTCTNDTGPCHPFGIEGNFQCTSQGIFPDPYDCQKYHMCYFVGATLVAAAVDCGNDKAFDASTGQCTLTLQDPVCLQSQYHCPHAGYVAPWPTNSNIFYVCKSTVNQNLNDTIVIYPSLHRCNDGETFVDFVCRSTTNTLPQVPSQPGEVVDPNDNDFSVMPSSCQHVGLMADMDDCRKYYYCSALNGSLRHMQCPDGTYYRPEQSSCVLGTC, encoded by the exons ATGTTCCACAGGAAATTCCTTTTGAGCTTG CTCCTGCTTAATGTTCTGGCCTTGATGATGGCAGCCACCGTGGTAACCACACGACGCGTTCAGCCCCGGGAGGCCAACTCCTGCGAGGGCCGTCAGACGCCTGGACCCATCTGCGAGTCCTGCGAGCTGCTGGCCACCTGCGTCCGCCATTCGAATGGCTGGGTGAACATTCCCGTGGAATCGTGCGATGTGGCCAATGGCTACTACTGCAATGCCCGGCAGGGGACCTGCACCAACGACACGGGACCCTGCCATCCGTTTGGCATCGAGGGGAACTTCCAGTGCACCTCGCAGGGCATCTTCCCGGATCCGTACGACTGCCAGAAGTATCACATGTGCTACTTTGTGGGCGCCACCTTGGTGGCCGCTGCCGTCGACTGCGGCAACGACAAGGCCTTCGATGCCAGCACCGGACAGTGCACGCTCACGCTCCAAGATCCCGTCTGCCTGCAGAGCCAGTACCACTGTCCCCATGCCGGTTACGTGGCCCCATGGCCCACCAATTCCAACATCTTCTACGTTTGCAAGTCGACGGTGAATCAGAACCTGAACGACACGATCGTCATCTATCCCTCGCTGCATCGCTGCAACGACGGAGAGACCTTTGTGGACTTTGTCTGCCGCTCGACCACCAACACGCTGCCCCAAGTTCCCTCACAGCCGGGGGAGGTCGTTGACCCCAATGACAATGACTTCTCGGTGATGCCCAGCAGCTGCCAGCACGTGGGTCTCATGGCGGACATGGATGACTGCAGGAAGTACTACTACTGCTCGGCCTTGAATGGCAGCCTCCGGCACATGCAGTGCCCCGACGGCACCTACTACCGGCCCGAGCAATCCTCCTGTGTTTTGGGCACCTGCTGA
- the LOC4813651 gene encoding peritrophin-48: MGPSFQLLLLLIGQCLASRAAVHPFDLGAREASNPCQDVRVAGFICVDCSTLGYCLHDGNGQWETQTMMTCESDHSFYCTDEGTFGCTWQSKCHVPKRGKFYCQQPGMFPDPYECRNYHECSAQNVDTPHQCANGAAYSTLTDSCTLPKDSDQCSDVQYSCSRAGQTGAWPADSRFYYICQRDTATEGTLFPLLLRCSEGYVFNGYSCVTPTRNLSSRSTPVARSCSNFAISKCPDSTASDEYCLCINGTLETQNCPDGSYFDAQHLVCRPGTVDADGEVPSDSGATTGSGICQRVGMVGDLTDCSTFYHCDAVGATMKRSPTGTCPIGTIFSLSKLICEAGTC; the protein is encoded by the coding sequence ATGGGGCCATCCTTTCAATTACTCTTGCTGCTCATTGGGCAGTGCCTGGCGAGCAGAGCGGCAGTGCATCCTTTCGATCTGGGAGCTAGAGAGGCGTCCAATCCCTGTCAGGATGTGCGTGTGGCTGGCTTCATCTGCGTGGACTGCTCCACGCTGGGCTACTGCCTGCACGATGGCAACGGCCAGTGGGAGACGCAAACGATGATGACGTGCGAGTCGGATCACAGCTTCTACTGCACGGACGAGGGCACCTTTGGCTGCACCTGGCAGTCCAAGTGCCACGTCCCAAAGCGCGGAAAGTTCTACTGCCAGCAGCCGGGAATGTTCCCAGATCCGTACGAATGCCGCAACTACCACGAGTGCAGCGCCCAGAACGTGGACACCCCCCACCAGTGTGCGAATGGAGCCGCGTACTCCACCCTCACCGACAGCTGCACCCTGCCGAAGGACAGCGACCAGTGCTCGGACGTCCAGTACTCCTGCAGTCGTGCAGGGCAGACGGGCGCCTGGCCGGCGGACAGTCGATTCTACTACATCTGCCAGAGGGATACCGCCACGGAGGGCACCTTATTCCCCCTACTGTTGCGTTGCTCCGAGGGATACGTCTTCAACGGCTACAGCTGTGTGACTCCCACCAGGAATCTGTCGTCCAGGAGCACCCCCGTGGCTAGATCCTGCTCGAATTTCGCCATCTCCAAGTGTCCCGATTCCACGGCCAGCGATGAGTACTGCCTGTGCATCAATGGAACCCTGGAGACGCAGAATTGCCCCGATGGCTCGTACTTTGATGCCCAGCATTTGGTGTGCCGCCCAGGCACGGTAGATGCCGACGGAGAAGTGCCCTCTGATTCGGGGGCCACCACTGGATCCGGCATCTGTCAGCGCGTGGGCATGGTTGGCGATTTGACCGACTGCTCGACCTTCTATCATTGCGATGCCGTTGGGGCAACGATGAAGCGCTCCCCCACCGGAACGTGCCCCATCGGGACGATTTTCAGCCTCTCGAAATTAATTTGCGAGGCAGGAACTTGTTGA
- the yellow-g gene encoding major royal jelly protein 1, with protein sequence MASQLLHHQLLVVSTLLLLLLLPSAPVQAGYSSSDGDESSGGSASNSIGTSKCDKNPLAELTFQLSGSNLHWPCDSTKNIYVQSGRYVPRNVIVTRAQLQRDSAFVALPRYKQGVPFTLGKVNLKKGECLAKIAPYPCWAIQEEGNCQALQSVVDLAVDQNGLLWALDVGIVNTLEQPIRRCGPKIVAINTANHKVVKSIDLSDLVTAESRLQFIVVDYSKDNKPFVYVADAGARSILVYDITGNKSYRIVLPKATAPTSDVLYVALTSKADGTSTLFFSYLSSPRLYSIKGEYLRVGQGAGSIIDVGPKPYGKQAVLLGADGGTSLFFRYKGENDIYLWDSETCFKASNLQEVQRGGDCRLSTQVLPGHKRFMWALESNFHDFISDRTGCNGASIVLHPVVKECDD encoded by the exons ATGGCCTCCCAGCTGCTGCACCACCAACTGCTGGTGGTCTCCaccctcctgctcctgctcctcctcccctccgCGCCGGTGCAGGCCGGCTACAGTTCCTCGGACGGCGATGAGTCCTCCGGCGGCAGTGCCTCCAACTCGATTGGGACCAGCAAATGCGACAAGAACCCGCTGGCGGAGCTCACCTTTCAGCTGAGTGGCAGCAACCTCCACTGGCCCTGCGACTCCACCAAGAACATCTACGTGCAGTCCGGCCGCTATGTGCCCCGCAACGTGATTGTCACGCGGGCCCAGCTCCAGAGGGACTCGGCATTTGTGGCACTGCCGCGCTACAAGCAGGGCGTGCCCTTCACCCTAGGGAAGGTGAACCTAAAGAAGGGCGAGTGCCTCGCCAAAATCGCACCGTATCCGTGCTGGGCCATACAGGAGGAGGGCAACTGCCAGGCGCTGCAGTCCGTCGTGGATCTGGCTGTCGATCAGAAC GGTCTGCTCTGGGCACTGGATGTGGGCATTGTCAATACGCTGGAGCAGCCGATCCGTCGCTGTGGCCCCAAAATAGTGGCCATCAACACGGCCAACCACAAGGTGGTGAAGAGCATCGATCTGAGCGATCTGGTGACCGCCGAGAGTCGACTGCAGTTCATAGTCGTCGACTATTCCAAGGACAACAAGCCGTTTGT CTATGTGGCCGATGCTGGGGCTCGCAGCATTCTCGTTTATGACATCACTGGGAACAAGTCGTACCGCATTGTCCTGCCCAAGGCGACGGCCCCCACCAGCGACGTGCTGTATGTGGCACTCACCTCCAAGGCGGATGGCACCTCCACGCTGTTCTTCAGCTACCTGAGCTCGCCGCGACTGTACTCGATCAAGGGCGAGTACTTGCGCGTGGGCCAGGGCGCGGGATCCATCATCGACGTGGGACCCAAGCCGTACGGCAAGCAGGCCGTGCTCCTGGGAGCCGATGGCGGCACATCGCTGTTCTTCCGCTACAAGGGCGAGAACGACATTTATCTGTGGGACTCGGAGACGTGCTTCAAGGCCTCCAATCTGCAGGAGGTGCAACGCGGCGGCGACTGCCGCCTGTCCACCCAAGTGCTGCCCGGACACAAGCGCTTCATGTGGGCGCTGGAAAGTAATTTCCACGACTTTATCTCGGATCGGACTGGATGCAATGGTGCCTCCATTGTCCTGCATCCAGTGGTGAAGGAGTGCGATGACTGA